A genomic region of Cannabis sativa cultivar Pink pepper isolate KNU-18-1 chromosome 1, ASM2916894v1, whole genome shotgun sequence contains the following coding sequences:
- the LOC115708188 gene encoding cytochrome b5, with the protein MTSSDSKKLTFEEVAQHNHKKDCWIIISGKAYDVTPFLEEHPGGDEILQQATEKDATDDFEDVGHSDSAKELMEKYYVGEVDISTLPKKQNYKPPQPIPHQSDQSSGVVVKMLQFLLPLLILAIAFAFQFYSKEK; encoded by the exons ATGACTTCATCAGATTCTAAGAAGCTTACCTTTGAGGAGGTGGCCCAGCATAACCATAAGAAAGATTGTTGGATTATAATTTCTGGAAAG GCCTATGATGTGACTCCATTTTTGGAAGAACATCCTGGTGGTGATGAAATCTTACAACAAGCAACGG AGAAGGATGCAACTGATGATTTCGAAGATGTAGGCCACAGTGACAGTGCAAAGGAACTGATGGAAAAGTATTATGTGGGAGAGGTTGACATTTCTACTCTTCCAAAGAAGCAAAACTACAAGCCACCACAACCAATTCCTCATCAATCAGACCAATCTTCTGGGGTTGTAGTAAAGATGTTGCAGTTTTTGTTGCCTTTGTTGATCTTGGCCATAGCTTTTGCTTTCCAATTCTATAGTAAAGAGAAATag